Sequence from the Hydrotalea sp. genome:
TGTGGCGAATATTGTCAGCGACCTGCGGGGGGAAATTACCGCTGGCGAAGCGGTCGCGGTGTTGGCCGCGGCAGAAAATTACGAGGCGATAAAGGCAAGTTTTGAAAAGGCCGGCATCGCGGTGCGCGGCTTCAAACCGATTTATGAAACCGACCAGAACGATGACGCGCGTCAACCCGCGCGTGATATACATTTCACAACCGCCACGACCAAATCCTTAAACAAGCAATAATAAAAAATAACAGGTAAGATCATGAGCAACAACATCAATGTCATCACCGCCAACCGATTGGACGATGGGCTGGTGGTTTATTTTCAATCGGCAAATCCAGAAAACAAGTGGACGCTCGATGTGCAATCGGCCAGTAAATTTAGCGACGACGATTTGCCAAATGCCCTGGTCGAGGCAAAAAAAAATGCGGCGCAAGTGGTGGTTGGCATTTACGATTTTCCGGTGGTGGTCAGCGAGGGTGGAAAAATCATGACCCTGTCGGCCAAGGAAGAAATCCGCGCCCGCCACAAACCAACCATCGGGCCGTCGGCTTAAAATTGCAAACGTAAAAACAACCTATTAAAAAACATGTATCAATATCAAACACAAGACAAAAAATTCCTGACCGAGCGGGTCGAGGAATTCCGTGGCCAAGTTGCCCGCCGCTTGACCGGGGATTTGAGCGAGGAAGAATTTCGCCCCCTGCGCTTGATGAATGGGCTTTATTTGCAACTGCATGCCTACATGTTGCGGGTGGCAATACCCTACGGCGTTTTGTCGTCGCGCCAATTGCGGCAACTTGGCATGATCGCCAAAAAATACGACCGTGGGTTTGGCCATTTTACGACGCGGCAAAATATTCAATATAATTGGATAAAGTTGGTCGACACGCCGGATATTCTGGCCGACCTGGCGGCGGTTGACATGCACGCCATCCAAACCAGTGGCAATTGCGTGCGCAATGTAACGACCGACCCATTTGCCGGTGTGGCGGCCGATGAATATGATGACCCGCGCCCCTGGGCCGAAATCATGCGCCAATGGTCGACCATCCACCCGGAATTTGTTTTCCTGCCGCGCAAATTTAAAATCGCCATCACCGGTGCGCGGCAAGACCGCGCGGCCATTGCCTTTCACGATGTTGGCATTCGCATGGTGGCAAACCCGAATGATAAAAACGAAATTGGTTTTCAAATGCTGGCCGGCGGTGGCCAGGGGCGCACGCCGTTCGTTGCCAAGGTGGTGCGCGATTTCTTGCCGAAAAAACACCTGCTGAGTTATTTGGACGCGATGTTGCGGGTTTATAATCTTTATGGTCGGCGCGATAATTTGTATAAGGCGCGAATAAAAATCTTGGTGCACGAATGGGGCATCGAAAAATACCGCGCCGCGGTTGAGGCCGAATGGCAAAAAATAAAAGACACAAGTTTCGACCTGGATGATAAAATTAAGCAACGTATCCTGCAAGATTTTGCACCCACCAAGCCGCAATTAAAAGACAAAGATTTTTCAGAAAAACATTTGCAACAACAGATGGCCGGCGATAAAAAATTTGCCGATTGGGCAAGCGTCAACCTCGACGACCATAAACAACCCGGGTATAAATTGGTAACGATAGTGCTGAAGGATGCCGAACGTATGCCCGGCGACGCCACCGACCGCGAAATGGCCTTGATTGCCGACCTGGCCGATGAATTTTCGCGCGGCGAAATTCGCGTCAGCTACATTCAAAATTTGGTTCTGCCCTATGTCGAAACCTCGCAGGTTTATAAATTATTCCAAGCCCTCGATAAATTGGGTTTGGCCGATGGGCGGAAAGACATGGCGTCCGACGTGATATGTTGCCCGGGGCTGGATTATTGCAGTTTGGCCAACGCGCGGTCATTGCCGATAGCGATGGATATTATCAAATCATTCGCCAAGACACCGCTGGAAAATAATTTGGGCACAGTGCGCATCAACATGTCGGGGTGCATCAATGCCTGCGGCCACCACCATTCGGGGCATATTGGTATTTTGGGCGTCGATAAAAAGGGCGTCGAGGCCTACCAAATATCCATCGGCGGTAACCCGACCGACGACGCCTCCATCGGGCAAATCTTGGGCCATGCCATTCCGGCGGATGAGATTCCCGCCGCGATGAAAAATTTTGCCGGCGTTTACCAGGCCAATAAGCAAGGCACGGAAACCTTCCTTGAAACCGCAAAAAGAATCGGCGTCGAACAATTTAAAGCCGTCCTGCAGGGGGCAAAAAAATAATGTGGGTTGATTTACAAAATGGCACGGCGGTGGAAACTTTATCACCAGTCGCGACATTCCAAACCGATAAAACAATCGACGAGGTTGCGACCCAGATTCATAATTTGTCGGAAGCGGACGTGGTGGCGATTGAATTTTTAACCTTTCGCGATGGCCGCGGTTTTTCGCTGGCGCACCTGTTGCGGCGCGAGGCCGGTTTTAAGGGCAAATTGGTCGCGCTGGGGCCGGTCCTGCCCGACCAGGCGCAAATGCTCTATCGCTCGGGGTTTGACCTGGCCGATGTTGGCAAAAAAAAATTGGTCGATTGGCAATCAGCGATAAAAAGTTTTTCGGTTTTTTATCAAACCGCCATCAGGTAATTTTTAAAAACGGCACCGCCATGAACGACGCAATATCCATCAATGCCAAGCATTTTTTATGGCAAAAACCATCGGGGCACATCGCTGCTGAAAAAATAAAAACGCTCGGCGCGCGGTTGCAACAGATTGCAAACCAACCCGGGATAAAAAAAATCGCCAATAGTTTATCGGCCGAGGATATGGTGATATTGCACCATTGGGTGGCGGTGGCGACATTATCGGGCGCGGATTTTTTCATGTTGGAAACCGGCCGCTTGCCAACCGAAACCCATGATTATTTGACGCGGGTCGAACAAAAATATAACCTGACGATTGAAAAGATTCTGCCGACAAGGGATGAGGTCGATAAGATGATAGCCGACCATGGCCTGAATGGTTTTTACGATTCGCTGGCGGCGCGCAAGGCCTGCTGTGGCGTGCGTAAGGTTGCGCCGTTGCGCCGCGCGCTTGACGGTGCGGCATTGTGGGTAACGGGGCAACGCCAGGGCCAGGGGGTGACGCGCGATAGCATCCCATTCCAAGAACTAGACACAAGTTTTCACCTGCAAAAATATAACCCGCTGTTCGATTGGTCGGAGGGGGAAGTTTTCGCTTACCTCGCCCAACATGACGTGCCGCTCCACCCATTATACGACCGCGGCTATGCCTCCATCGGGTGCGACCCATGCAGTCGCGCCATCAAGGCAACCGAGGATGTTCGCGCCGGCCGTTGGTGGTGGGAAGACGCCGCCAACAAAGAATGCGGCATTAACGAGGTCAACCTGCAACGATAATTGCGCGCCGATTAACCATCATGACTCAAAAAAATAACCCCCACCTTGACGCGTTGGAACGCGAAGCGATCTATATCATCCGCGAATTGGTGGCCACCACCGAGGGCGAGGGTCGCCGCGCCGCCGTGTTGTTTTCGGGCGGCAAGGATTCGATGGTGCTCCTCCACCTGGCACATAAGGCTTTTCACATCGCCGGCGCGAATCTGCCCCTGCCGTTTGACGCGGTGCATATCGACACCGGCCATAATTACCCGGAGGTCATAACGTTCCGCGACATGGTGGCCAAAAAATACGGCATCAACATGATAGTGGGCGAGGTCGAGGAATCGATAAAAAAAGGTTCGGTGCGCTTGGCGAGCGAAACCGCGTCGCGCAATTCGGCGCAGTCGGTTACCCTGTTGGAAGCCATCGATAAACATAAATGGCTGGCACTGATGGGCGGGGCGAGGCGCGATGAAGAACGCGCCCGCGCCAAGGAACGGGTGTTTTCAATCCGCGATGAATTCGGCGGTTGGAATCCGAAAGACCAACGGCCGGAACTATGGTCGCTCTATAACCCGCATGTCTTGGCGGGTTGGCACTTGAGGGTTTTTCCGATATCGAATTTTACCGAGCTTGATATTTGGGAATATATCGGCCGCGAGCAATTACCCCTGCCGCCGATTTATTTTGCCCACCAACGCGACGTGGTGCGGCGCGGCGACACGATTATTCCGGTGAATGATTTAATGCCGATGCGCCCGGGCGAGCAATTGGAAAAATTATCGGTGCGGTTTCGCACCGTCGGTGACCGCAGTGTTACCTGCCCGGTGCTCAGCACCGCCGACACGATTGATAAAATTATTGCCGAAACATTGGGCACGACCATTTCCGAACGCGCCGCGACGCGGATGGACGACCGCGCCACGGTCGGCGCGATGGAAAAACGCAAAAAAGAAGGATATTTTTAAAATGTTGTTTTATTTTCAGTTGCGTAAAAAAATAAAACGGTGGCTTATGGATCATTCGCCAAATGGTTGGCAATTTCTTAAATCAGCAAAAAAATCTTATACCGATAAATTGCTTAAAAATTATTTAGGCTCGCCGCTTGTCAGGTTAGTGAAAAAATACAAATTGGCAGTCAATGGCGTTATCCAGGTTGGCGGGCATCATGGCGAAGAAATCAAGTCACTGCTTTTGATAGGTATAAAGAGAATAGATATATTCGAACCAGTAAAATATAATTTAGAGAGACTAGAATATATTGTTAAACAACATCAGACAGAAAATAATAAAATAATTATTCATCCATTTGCATTGGGAAATGACAATAAAAAAGTAAAGATGTATGTTGCGGATAATTGGGCCGCGAGCAGTTCTATCTTGCAACCCCAAAAACACCTTGAGTATTATCCCGAGATTGGCTTTAGCACAACCGAGCTTGTCGATATGTTCCGCTTGGATAAATTTATCGGCAAAATAAATAATGCCAATTTTTTAATAATGGATACCCAAGGTTACGAAGTCGAAGTATTAAAGGGCGCAACCAAAATGCTAGAAACAATAGATTATGTTTATTCAGAAATAGCGCGCGAAGAGTTATACAAAGGGTGCGCCATGATAGCTGATTTGGACAGGCTGTTGGTGAAGCGTGGTTTTGTGCGTGCTTGCACAGAATGGTGGGGCGATGGTTATGACGGTAATGCTTTATATATCAGAAAATCGCTTTTAAAAAAATCGCGACCATTGTTGTATTTTTATCTTGGTTGTAACTTTATTACAATTTAGGTAACAAATAAGATGAGGTATTATTATGAATTATTTCAAGCATTGTTATCGGGCGGCGCGCCAATATATTAAAAAAATTCTATTACGATACCTGCCATGGGCGTGGGCGATGTTGCGCTTTGTAAAACAAAAAATAAAATCGTTGATATTGACTGATGCTGACGCCAATAAAATAATCAAAAAATTGATAAAAAAATATAATTTAAATATAAAATCCATGGTGCAGGTCGGCGGCCATTTGGGGCAAGAGATTCCGATATTCATAAATCAGGGCGTGCAGGCGATAGCCGTTTTCGAACCACTGCAAAGCAGCTTGAAGCTGTTGCGGAAGCAATTTGGTAAAAATAAAAAAATTACTATCTATCCGGTTGCATTGGGCAATGACACAAAAAAAATCGCGATGAATGTTGCCGATAACCATGCGGCCAGCAGTTCGCTGTTGCAACCAAAAGAACATTTGGATTACGCCAAACATGTTCGTTTTGATAAAACCGAAATGGTGCAAATGAAAAAAATGGATGATGCGCTTGATAAAAAAAATGATTATAATTTTTTGATGATGGATGTCCAGGGCTATGAATTAGAGGTTTTGAAAGGGGCGACCAAAACATTAAAAAAAATTGATTATGTCTATTCAGAAATCAACCAAGTTGAATTGTATAAAGGGTGCGCGTTGGTTGGCGACATTGATAAATTTTTGGCGCAATATGACATGGTGCGCGTCTACACCAAGTGGATTAAGGAATATAAAAATAGTTTTGGCGATGGTTTGTATATCAGAAAATCGCTTTTAAAAAAATCGCGGCCATTGTTGTATTTTTATCTTTTGCTGACCGGCAGAATTAAGAAAACCAATCTTTCTTAACCGCGTTTTTTCACCCACCTTATCATCGGGGTTGCCTGGCCGCCCAATAATTTCGCAACCTCGGGCTTGGCAATGGTAATGTCGGCGCGGGTCACGGGCGATAGCCCAAGGCAATGGTCGGCGATGCTGTCGGCCAATTCCTCCAACAAATCAACATGGCGCGCGGTGCATATCGCAACAATCGCCTGGCTTAATTTATCGTAATCGACCACGTCATCTATCGCCATTTTTTTTGGCACGGCGCAGGTCAAGGTGACATCGATAACCACCCGTTGTGGTTGCTGTTTTTCGCTGGGGTGGATGCCGAGCGACATCATAACCCCCAAGTTTTTCAAATGAATTTCGTAATCAAGCATGCTATAGAAAATAAACCATAGTTTCAATGAACTTACAAGACACCTTACAAAATTTTTTATCCGGTCATTATCGGCCACAAGCGCGACCATTGGTGATGGCGATTGTCAATGTTACCCCCGATAGTTTTTCGGGCGACGGCATTGCCAATCAAAACATCGGCGACGAAGAATCGGTAGTCGCCATGGTGCGTGAAAAATTGCGCGCCGGCATGGATATTATCGACATCGGCGGTGAAAGCACCCGGCCCGGCGCGACACCGGTCAGCGTAGACGATGAAATAAAACGCCTGACGCCATTTGTTCGCGCGGTGGCGAAATATTTTCCGTCCCTGCCCATCAGTATCGACAGCCAAAAACCGGCGGTTGTCGAGGCGATGTTTTCGCTGGCGGTTGCGCCGCGTTTGATTATCAACGACGTGGCCTTTGGCTTGGATGAAAAGCGCGATGCCGACATGCTCGCCGTCTTATCGCGCCACCACGAAAAATTATTTGGTTATATCGTCATGCACAATGGGGTTGCGCGTGGCAATAAAATTGCCAGCACGGATGAGATGTATAAGGCCGCCATCGAAAAAAATAAAAACCTCGGTGCCAGTTACCACGGCGGCCAATACCAAAATGTTATTGATGATATTAATTATTTTTTTAAGCAGGCGATAGAAAAAATAACCGCCGCCGGCATCGCTAAGGATAAAATCATGCTCGATGTTGGTTTTGGTTTTGGCAAAACGATTGAGGATTCGCTCGCCCTCATCAATAACATGCCGGTCTATAAATCTTTGGGCTTGCCATTGGTGGTGGGGATCAGCCGGAAAAGTTTCATCGGCAAATTGCTGGGACGAGATTTGGCGCAAGATACCAACGCACGTTTGATTGGCGGCACGGTGATGGAATCGGTCGCCCTGCAACGGGTGCTGAGTCATGTAGCAGGGCCAACAAAAACCGACCGCGCGCCACATGATAAAAACCAACCGGACAACAATGACATGTTTCCCGTCATCGTGCGGGTGCATGATGTTGCACCGGCGTTTGACATGGCGCGGGTGCTGGGCGCGCTCCACCATGGCCATCGCCCCGATTATATCATTGCGCTTGGTAGCAACATGAGCAGTAACATGGCGGCCGATAATGATGACGCAAGCGACAAACCAACCAGCCGCGAAAAAAACATCGCAAAAAATATCACGGCGGCTATCGCGGCATTAAACCGCTTGGGGCAGGTCGTGATGGTAAGCCCAATTTATAACAGCGCGCCGCAATATAATGAAAACCAAGATAATTTTTTAAACGCCGTGGTGGTTTATCGCGGGCGGCAAGAACCATTGCAATTGTTAGCCGAATTAAAAAAACTTGAAAAAGAATTTGGCCGCGTCGATAATGGCACGCGCCACCAACCGCGCCCGATTGATTTGGATATTATTAGCTATGGCGAGCAATGTTTAAAGCTTGATAATTTAACCATTCCGCACCCATTGGCTTTTGAACGTGCATTCGTGCTAAAACCATTGTTGGACATCCAACCATGGTTTGTATTTCGCGACCGCGGTTGTTACGCCCGCGACCTGCTGTCACAGGTTGCAGACCAACCAATAAAAAAAATATGATAAAAAAATCTTTTTCTTTCGTCGACGCCGCGTTGTTACTCAGCAAAATTATCCTGCTGTTCGGGGTGTATGATTCGCTGTGGGTTTTTCGCCCCTTTATCAAACGCTGGCAATATTATTTGTTGCGCGGCATTTTTTTTCCGCTAGCCATTTTTTTTCACCTGTTCAGCACCAAGGGCAAAAATTTTAACCGCGCGTTGATTGCCCTGGGCCCGATAGCCATAAAATTTGGCCAGGGGCTTTCGGTGCGCGCCGATATCGTCGGGGCCGATGTCGCCTTCGCCCTTGCCGGCCTGCAAGACAAATTGCCGCCATTCCCGTTTCGCCATGTCGAGCAAACCATCAGCCAAGATTTCAACCTTGCGGTCGACGATATGTTCGAACAATTTGAAACGACACCGGTGGCCGCCGCGTCGGTCGCCGGGGTTTATGCCGCAACTTTCCAAGGGCGCAAAGTCGCGGTCAAAATCCTCCGCCCTAATATCCGTCAATTATTCTTGCGCGACGTGCGGCGGTTAAAAAACCTTGCCCATTGGGCGCAACGTTTTTTCCCGCTGGCGCGCGAAATGAACAGCGTCGCAATCGTCGAAACTTTTGAAAATATTACCGCCAAGGAATTGAACCTAAGGAACGAGGCTTCATCGGCCGCCGAATTGGCGCAGAATTTTATTGCCATGCAGGACAAATTTTACGTGCCGACCGTTTATTGGCAGGGCGTGTCAGACAATGTTTTAACCATCGAATGGGTCGATGGTTTTCGCATCGACGACGACGAAAATTTTAAAAAATACGGGCTGGATAAAGAACAATTGCTCGCCACCTCGGCCGAGGTTTTTTGCTTGCAGGTTTTTCGCGATGGTTTTTTTCACGCCGACCTGCACCCGGGGAATTTGTTTTTTACCCGCCGTGGTGCGCTGGTGCCGATAGATTTTGGCATCATGGGGCGCATCGACCACAACCACCAAATGTTCTTGGCCGAAATGTTATCCGGATTTTTAGAAAGAGATTATGAAAAGGTCGCGCTGGCGCATGAAAAAATCGGCCTTTTGCCGGTTGATAGAATCAACGACCAATACCGCAAAGAATTCACCGCCGCGTTGCGCGCGATTGGCGAGGTCTGGTTGGGCAAAAACAGCAATGATATTTCGCTGGCGAAATTTTTGCCGCAACTTTTTGCCACCCTGCGGCAATTTGGCATGACGCCGCGCACCAACCTGTTGCTGTTGCAAAAAACAATTATCATGGCCGAGGGGCTGTCGCGCATGTTGTCGCGCACCACCAGCATTTGGGAATTGGCCGAACCATTCATGCGCCGTTGGTTGCGTGACAATTACGCGCCGCACAAGCAACTTATTTATTTATTAAAAAATTGGCAACAGACAGACAAGTCATCGCGCAAGGATATTTTGACCGATATAGCTAAGCAAGCGGTCGCGGGTTTTTATAAACTACTTGAAGAGGGTGGGGTGATTGAAAGGATGCTAAAGCATGATTGGCGTGTTCGCTCTCTTTATGTCATTGCAAGGGAAATCATCAGCATATTGAGGACGGAGCGGACGAGGGCGCGCCAGCCAAAAGATGTTGCGCCGCAATATTCCGCCACCCAGCATGCTAGCCACAATAAACCATCAACCACCAAAAAGAACAACGCTAATACACATAAGGATAAAAAATGATAAAAAAAATTAATGTTAAGGGCACCAACGATTTGAACGAACGTTTGCATGACGTGGCGGTTGCCGCGCGTGGCGTGAAGGACAGCGTCAAGGACATAGCAAAACACAATGCCGCCGAATTTGGTGAAAAGGCAAAGCGCGCAAAAGATGCGGCGCAAGAAGATGTGGTCGATTTTGGCCGTAAGGTTAAGGACATGACCATAGACGCCGAGGAAAAGGCCAAGGCCAAAGCCGTATCACTCGGCGGCAAGATAAAAAATAAAATAAAAGGCCTGTTTAATCGCGGCAAGGATGCGGCGATTCAAGCCCGCAACGACGATATCGACGCTTTGAAATCACTGGCCGAACGCCAAGGAAAAAAGATTCAAGAGCTCAGCTCAAAATTGGATAAATTTAAAAAGTAATTTAAAACAATATTTTTAGCACCGGTATAATAACCAATATTATCCATACCGCGCCGTTGAACAGGTAGCATAAAAAAACCGCCGCCGAGCCCATGTCCTTCGCCGCCTTGATAAGCAGGTGATAATCAGGGTGGACGATATCAGCCAAAATCTCCATCGATGAGTTAATCAACTCGAAGGCCAATAACATCAGGTAACCTGATAATAAAAAAAGCCACGCGGTGGGGCTCAGTTCCAAACCGGTCAAGTAATTGGTAAGGAACAGGCTACCGAAAAATACCAGGCCAAGGTAAATCCCCCAGCGGAAGGCTTGCTCCGACACGAAGACAGCGCGCAACCCATCGAGCGAATTGGTGAGGGAGGCGTGAAAACGCTCCAACCCGTTGCGTTGCCATCGGTTATTGCGGCCGATTTCATTAACATGATTTCTGTGGGCGGTTGCGCCAGCTTTGGCCTTGCCGAGGCGCGGCATTGAACGGATGCTATTTTTTATGGCCATGATATATTTTTCTAAAAAAAAACTGCGGATGAGCCTTACGGCAGAAGATTTTTTTCTTTACTTTTTTTGTTGGCTTTGCTTAAAGTCATATCGAACTACCCGAGAGGCAACCTACCTTATTCTGACTATCATGGCAATAAAAAAAACAATCGTTAAAAAAGACATTGCAATGGCGGTGGCGGTAAAAAATAACCTGTCGGTGCTGCGTTGCGAAAAAATTTTGGACGATATGATGAATAGCATCATCAGCGAACTGGCGGCTGGCCATGGCGTTAAATTAGCCGGCTTTGGCAGTTTTTCCCTGCGGGATAAGGCCGCCCGCCCCGGCCGTAACCCCAAAACGCGGGAGGTTGTTACCGTCGCGGCGCGGCGGGTTGTATTATTCAAGGTTGGCACCTATATCAGGGGTAGCCTGAGGGAAAGAACCCCATCGAAAAAAATGATGACCGCAACAAAAATAGAGCAAACAGAACAAGCGCAACAACAAAAACTTGGCTAAGTATGTGGCGCAACCGGCGCGTTACGATTCCTGCGCACCAAGCATAAAAAAAATAAATAAGGATTAAGATGAGCGACACAGAAACCATTCACGATATGATTATCATCGGTGCCGGGCCGGCGGGTTACACCGCGGCGATATATGCCGCCCGTGCCGGCCGAAAACCGCTGATGATTACCGGCCTGCAACCCGGTGGCCAATTGATGACGACCAGCGACGTTGAAAATTACCCGGGGTTTCGCGAAACGATTCAGGGCCCATGGCTGATGGATGAAATGGGGGCGCAGGCCGCCAAGGCCGGCACCATGGTGGTGAATGACACCATCATCAAGGTCGATTTTTCTGAAAAGAAAAATTTTGCCCTGTTCGGCGATAGCGGCAAAACCTATCGCGGTCGCACCATTATTATCGCGACCGGTGCCAATGCAAAATGGTTGGGTTTGCCGGTCGAGGAAAAATTTAAAGGCTTTGGCGTTTCGGGTTGCGCGACCTGCGACGGGTTTTTTTACAAAGACCAAGATGTCTTGGTGATTGGCGGCGGCAACACCGCGATGGAGGAAGCCCTTTACCTTGCCAATTTGTGCCGCCAAGTTACGTTGATTCACCGCCGCAATGAATTTAAGGGCGAAAAAATTTTGCAAGACCGCGTTAAAAACAACCCGAAGATAAAAATCATTTGGGATAGCCAATTGGTCGATATCAAGGGGTCGGGCGAACCGGCGGTCGTCGAGCAGGCGGTGATAGAAAATGTCAAAGACAAAAAACAAACCACGTTAGACGTGCAGGGGATTTTTGTTGCCATCGGCCACAGCCCGGCGACCGAGATTTTTAAGGGGCAACTCGACATGGATAAAACCGGTTACCTGAAAGTTGCCGCCGGCACCACCAATACCAATATCGCGGGCGTGTTTGCCGCCGGCGACGTCGCCGACAGCGTTTACCGCCAGGCCGTAACATCGGCCGGCATGGGTTGCATGGCCGCGCTTGACGCCGACCGCTTGCTTAAGGAATAACCCACGCCATATTGCAAATACGTTGTCCTTGGCTTAGAATAATGGTGAGGCAAGATTTATGACCAAACCACTTATCATTCCATATCGCGGTGTCATGCCGACCATTCACCCCACGGCGCGCATCGCCGCCGGCGCGGTGATTATCGGCAATGTCATCATCGGCGCGGAAAGTAATATCTGGTATGGTTGCGTT
This genomic interval carries:
- a CDS encoding HU family DNA-binding protein — its product is MAIKKTIVKKDIAMAVAVKNNLSVLRCEKILDDMMNSIISELAAGHGVKLAGFGSFSLRDKAARPGRNPKTREVVTVAARRVVLFKVGTYIRGSLRERTPSKKMMTATKIEQTEQAQQQKLG
- a CDS encoding diacylglycerol kinase, producing MAIKNSIRSMPRLGKAKAGATAHRNHVNEIGRNNRWQRNGLERFHASLTNSLDGLRAVFVSEQAFRWGIYLGLVFFGSLFLTNYLTGLELSPTAWLFLLSGYLMLLAFELINSSMEILADIVHPDYHLLIKAAKDMGSAAVFLCYLFNGAVWIILVIIPVLKILF
- the trxB gene encoding thioredoxin-disulfide reductase — protein: MSDTETIHDMIIIGAGPAGYTAAIYAARAGRKPLMITGLQPGGQLMTTSDVENYPGFRETIQGPWLMDEMGAQAAKAGTMVVNDTIIKVDFSEKKNFALFGDSGKTYRGRTIIIATGANAKWLGLPVEEKFKGFGVSGCATCDGFFYKDQDVLVIGGGNTAMEEALYLANLCRQVTLIHRRNEFKGEKILQDRVKNNPKIKIIWDSQLVDIKGSGEPAVVEQAVIENVKDKKQTTLDVQGIFVAIGHSPATEIFKGQLDMDKTGYLKVAAGTTNTNIAGVFAAGDVADSVYRQAVTSAGMGCMAALDADRLLKE